One Opitutus sp. ER46 genomic region harbors:
- a CDS encoding DUF748 domain-containing protein — protein sequence MNLSRTLRRRVLVAASLLAVFSLVGFVILPPIVKSQLEQRASAALGRRVSVEKVRLNPYALSLTLENFAIQEADGKTRFLGWRRLYVNFDALSSLWGEWVLSEVALDGFYARGVLNADRSLNVSDLLARLASPSAAPAKPAEPGRPLRVGHLQVTDARVDASDLTHAQPFTTTVGPLTFDLTGFRTVGQRGAPYRFEAVTEAGEKLAWSGTLRAEPFQSLGELKVENLVLAKYAPYYADFVRAEIPQGRLSVRGKYELDFTPGKEAMQLHAGVVQLRDLVVREAGNEVKVIELPAVDVTGIEADARALKATVASVAVNGGHLRVRRAKDGALNVLAMLQPTAATPAKPANPVAVAPAPAATTAMPAKLPDVTVADVLVKEMQVEVEDLAAARPAHLAVNGLQVALQNVSLAPEKRIPLQVSFGWAPAGAVRLAGTVGLLPTVSADLTLDVDQFALLPLSPYLEPFANVHLASGNLSAKLAVAASLPANAAPVANVTGDIQVEKLGLVDGERDQELAGFAGFTLRGLKAATAPTLSVALEEIAIDAPYARAVVAEDGAVNLVAAAKVAPAAAPTGASAKPAAAVATSAATPATAPTIEIGRIVIRDGDFSFADHSVHPGVAMAVQKFGGTINGLSSTTPTKGDVDLKAVVDGVGPVAIAGRLDPLGAKPSVDLKIDVKNVDLQPLSPYSGKFAGYELARGKLQVDVKLLVDGKKVDAKNVITLNQFTFGAPVASPDATKLPVRLAIALLKDLDGKIVIDVPVQGSTDDPSFRVGKVVLRVVVNLLTKAAVSPFSLLGAAFGGGGDELAFQEFAPGAAELQPAEIKKLETMTKALTNRPGLSLDLEGSFDAAADAYALKRLKLADRVRRAVWEQKRQTDPNIAPPDQLVVTPDEQAAAIKRLFDAAFPPGTQFGTPLPAAPAVVAPPPPPPAGWFKRFVNTVTFAQRRAERKAAAESAHRAAEHQEAVAAAVAKGLPTDEMAGRLAEATPITDDELRALAQARAQKVRTYFIEVGKIAPDRLFLAKAKTGSAAAGAAGKGPRVFLHLQ from the coding sequence ATGAACCTCAGCCGAACCCTGCGTCGCCGGGTGCTTGTTGCCGCCAGCTTGCTGGCCGTGTTTTCGCTCGTGGGTTTCGTGATCCTGCCGCCGATCGTGAAGTCGCAGCTCGAGCAGCGCGCGTCGGCGGCGCTCGGGCGCCGCGTATCGGTGGAAAAGGTACGCCTGAATCCCTACGCCCTGTCGCTCACCCTGGAGAATTTCGCGATCCAGGAGGCGGACGGCAAGACGCGGTTCCTGGGGTGGCGGCGGCTGTACGTGAATTTCGACGCGCTGTCGTCGCTCTGGGGCGAGTGGGTCCTCAGCGAAGTCGCGCTGGATGGTTTCTACGCGCGCGGCGTGCTCAACGCCGACCGTTCGCTCAACGTCTCGGACCTGCTGGCCCGGCTGGCTTCGCCGAGCGCCGCCCCGGCCAAGCCGGCCGAGCCCGGCCGCCCCCTGCGCGTCGGCCACCTGCAGGTGACGGATGCGCGCGTCGATGCCAGCGACCTGACACACGCGCAGCCCTTCACCACGACCGTCGGGCCGCTGACCTTCGACCTCACGGGGTTCCGCACCGTTGGCCAGCGCGGCGCGCCGTACCGTTTCGAGGCGGTGACCGAGGCGGGTGAGAAGCTGGCTTGGTCCGGCACGCTGCGGGCGGAGCCGTTCCAGTCACTCGGCGAGCTCAAGGTCGAGAACCTCGTGCTGGCGAAATATGCGCCCTACTACGCGGACTTCGTGCGGGCGGAGATTCCTCAGGGCCGGCTTTCTGTCCGCGGCAAGTACGAGCTCGATTTCACGCCTGGCAAGGAGGCAATGCAGCTCCACGCCGGCGTCGTCCAACTGCGAGACCTTGTCGTCCGTGAGGCGGGCAACGAGGTGAAGGTGATCGAGCTGCCCGCGGTCGACGTTACCGGGATCGAGGCGGACGCACGGGCGCTGAAGGCGACCGTGGCCTCGGTCGCGGTGAACGGCGGCCACCTGCGCGTGCGGCGCGCAAAGGACGGTGCCCTGAACGTGCTGGCGATGCTGCAGCCGACGGCGGCCACTCCGGCCAAGCCGGCGAACCCGGTGGCGGTGGCGCCCGCGCCGGCGGCGACCACGGCGATGCCGGCCAAGTTGCCGGACGTGACGGTCGCCGACGTGCTCGTGAAGGAGATGCAGGTGGAGGTGGAGGATCTCGCGGCGGCGCGCCCGGCGCATCTGGCCGTGAATGGGCTGCAAGTCGCCTTGCAGAACGTCAGCCTCGCACCCGAAAAGCGGATACCTCTCCAGGTTTCCTTCGGCTGGGCACCGGCCGGAGCGGTGCGGCTCGCGGGTACGGTGGGGCTGTTGCCGACGGTGAGCGCCGACCTGACGCTCGACGTCGATCAGTTCGCGCTGCTGCCCCTGAGCCCGTATCTCGAGCCCTTCGCGAACGTGCATCTCGCGTCGGGCAACCTGAGCGCGAAGCTGGCCGTCGCGGCGAGCCTGCCGGCCAACGCCGCGCCGGTGGCGAATGTCACGGGTGACATCCAGGTCGAAAAACTCGGGTTGGTCGACGGCGAGCGGGACCAGGAGCTGGCCGGGTTTGCGGGGTTCACGTTGCGCGGGCTGAAGGCGGCGACGGCGCCCACGCTCAGCGTGGCGCTGGAGGAGATCGCGATCGATGCGCCCTATGCGCGCGCGGTGGTCGCGGAAGACGGCGCGGTGAACCTCGTCGCCGCGGCGAAGGTCGCGCCCGCGGCGGCTCCGACGGGGGCGTCCGCGAAACCCGCGGCGGCGGTCGCCACCTCGGCAGCGACGCCGGCGACGGCGCCGACGATCGAGATCGGGCGGATCGTGATCCGGGACGGTGATTTCAGCTTTGCGGATCACTCGGTGCATCCCGGCGTGGCCATGGCGGTGCAGAAGTTCGGCGGCACGATCAACGGCCTGTCCTCCACCACGCCCACGAAGGGCGACGTGGATCTGAAAGCCGTGGTGGATGGGGTGGGGCCGGTGGCGATCGCGGGCCGGCTCGACCCGCTGGGGGCCAAGCCGAGCGTCGATTTGAAGATCGACGTGAAGAACGTGGATCTGCAGCCGCTGAGTCCGTATAGCGGCAAGTTCGCCGGCTATGAGCTGGCGCGCGGCAAGTTGCAGGTCGACGTGAAGCTGCTCGTCGACGGCAAGAAGGTGGATGCGAAGAATGTGATCACGCTGAACCAGTTCACCTTTGGCGCGCCGGTCGCGAGTCCCGACGCCACGAAGCTGCCGGTGCGGCTGGCGATCGCGCTGCTCAAGGACCTCGACGGCAAGATCGTGATCGATGTGCCGGTGCAGGGCAGCACGGACGACCCCAGTTTTCGCGTTGGCAAGGTGGTGCTCCGCGTGGTGGTGAACCTGCTGACGAAGGCGGCGGTGTCGCCGTTCTCGCTGCTCGGCGCCGCCTTTGGCGGCGGCGGGGACGAACTGGCGTTCCAGGAGTTTGCGCCCGGTGCGGCGGAACTGCAGCCGGCGGAGATCAAGAAACTCGAGACGATGACGAAGGCGCTGACGAACCGGCCCGGGCTGAGCCTCGATCTGGAGGGCAGCTTCGACGCCGCGGCGGACGCCTATGCGTTGAAGCGGCTGAAGCTGGCCGACCGCGTGCGGCGCGCGGTGTGGGAGCAAAAGCGGCAGACCGACCCGAACATTGCGCCGCCCGACCAACTGGTTGTGACGCCAGACGAGCAGGCGGCGGCGATCAAGCGGCTCTTCGATGCGGCGTTTCCGCCCGGCACGCAGTTCGGCACGCCGTTGCCCGCGGCTCCGGCGGTGGTGGCGCCGCCTCCGCCTCCCCCGGCGGGATGGTTCAAGCGTTTCGTGAACACGGTCACCTTTGCCCAGCGTCGCGCCGAGCGGAAGGCGGCTGCGGAGAGTGCGCACCGCGCCGCCGAGCACCAGGAGGCCGTTGCCGCGGCGGTGGCCAAAGGCTTGCCCACGGATGAGATGGCGGGACGCCTGGCCGAGGCCACGCCGATTACGGACGACGAACTGCGCGCGCTGGCGCAGGCGCGGGCCCAGAAGGTACGCACGTACTTCATCGAGGTTGGGAAGATCGCTCCCGATCGGCTCTTCCTCGCCAAGGCGAAGACCGGCTCCGCGGC
- a CDS encoding peptide chain release factor-like protein, protein MALSPQLLAQLAAAGIDLADVDERFVRGAGPGGQKINKTSSTVWLRHRPTGVEVRCQRERSQAANRELAWQELAEKLEARRRAAAGAVQDARETERRRSRQKSRGQKRRMVESKRRRSQVKANRRANLD, encoded by the coding sequence ATGGCACTCTCCCCTCAGCTCCTTGCCCAACTCGCCGCCGCCGGCATCGACTTGGCGGACGTGGACGAGCGCTTCGTGCGCGGGGCGGGGCCGGGAGGGCAGAAGATCAACAAGACGAGCTCGACCGTGTGGCTGCGGCACCGCCCGACCGGCGTGGAGGTGCGCTGCCAGCGGGAGCGTTCGCAGGCGGCCAATCGTGAGCTGGCGTGGCAGGAACTGGCCGAAAAACTGGAGGCGCGCCGCCGCGCGGCGGCGGGGGCGGTGCAGGACGCGCGCGAGACGGAACGCCGGCGCTCGCGCCAGAAGAGCCGGGGCCAGAAGCGGCGCATGGTGGAGAGCAAGCGCCGCCGCTCGCAGGTGAAGGCGAATCGTCGCGCGAACCTGGACTAG